cacaaaatacatttagatcgtttaaatatgttataataTGGCACCAATATATCGTAttgccggttattttcgcggggatgatattttcgtgaTCTCGTGGGACAGTGCTGTGATCGCAAAAATTCCATCCGCGAggataaaaaaattgttgaattaTATATACCCTTAAAGCAATATCGCGAAAATTTAcaatcgttttttttttttttttttttttttctcatttataGCTAAAATCGCGAAATGTTTGACTCGAGTATATAACGGCTATACGGTATTAACAAGTAAACCCGCCAGCTTAATTTCTATATTAATGTTGAACAAAGTTCAATTGAGTTCATTAAAGTTCACGTCTCCATCATTTTTAATGACTTTTTTATAGCGATTTTATTTCACGGCGcatattgttcaaatgtacttgtgtttgaaacattttcgcGGTGATTCTCTGTTTGCCATTTCTAACTGTATGGGAAATAAAGGAAAATTAATCgcacgcaaaaaaaaaaacaaaaaaaaaactcaattcAATATCATGTTTATTTGCCATGAGTTATATAAGTACACGTATACACCCCCACCCCATTAGCCTTTCCTCGAGCGTAAATAGCGTAGCCCGGTTTGTACGATTAGCCCCGGTGCCCACTGCCAATATTTCATGATGAATGGATATACGCATGAGCCATTTTCATAATACTATCTCATCCGTCTTATATTACACAGCGCATTGACTGATCAGGTAGACTTCACAAGAACAAAGGTCACCAATAATAATTTTGGCATTGATCCGGACAAGAGACAAAACGTGGTCTGGTTATCAATTCTAAACATGATACAAGGACAGGTAATTTTCGACCACATGATAGCTTGCATGcctttaatgatatatttacttAGTAATGAGTGATTGACAACCTTTACATAGAATCGTCTGTTGTCGTTGGTAGGTGTACATGTTTGTGTATTGGAATTCATATGTGAATAGCTTCACAACTGACAGTGCTTCTGTGACATTGACTGCTTATTTAAACTTATCTCTCTATTATTATTAAGAATCCAACATATCTCCTCccaaacattattttatttccataacattggttacaactttGGAAAAGTAATATATTAGAAACGATTTGAAAGAGCATATATGctttacattaatatatatcgTTGTATTAACAGGTGCGTCCTTCATTATCGTTTAACTTGTATCGAGCTCTCCTGGTGCGTTATAAATGTTTAGTCGATATTTAAAATGGATTAATACTATCGGAAACCCACCTATCGGTAAGTCCACTGCTCAACGAAGTCACTGGTCCGAAGATTGATTTTCAAgttttttgtttaatgtttttgatAGCAAACAtgctttttgttttatatattttattcgaTAGTTTAAGTTTTAAAGgactttaaaattaaaatgttgaaatcatACAATAAGTATTTTTGTTTATGTGGAAAATGAACATCTTGTTGCCAACAGTATTTGTGtgttaaaacttttttttaagaATTGTCACATGGTAACTTTTCATGAAAACTAAATTGTCGAAGCCTTGCATCAAACTACCTTCATTTGCAAtgtatgaaatcaaaataatttggaGTTGAAATATAGTAccatagagaaaaaaatatggcaattaaaatgttttttctttccgACAGAGAAATACTACCCTTGGAGGAGATTCCCGATTGTCTAATCCCAGGCTTGCCGAGGGTAAGACTGTTGTGAATCTTCTCCGAGGGTAGTGATTAAGAGTTGAAATATAGTACAACAGAGAAAAGGatgtaaaaatcaaaatgtttttttacttTTTGGTATTAATATCTTAACTTATTGATAAGTTGGTTGAGTCAATGTAACAAGAGATAACTTCCCAGTATGTGTGGGCCGTATGTGTTGCTGTTTTTCCATAGCATTGCGAAAGTTTGTTATTTCAGTACGAATTTAAATACTTAACGTATTGATGAGATACAAAATATAACAAGCCTTCCTGTAAGTTACACTGTCAATGTTACATAGCATTAATTAACATTGGATTAAACCTTATGTTGAACATTCGATCGATAAATAACGCAGGTTATTAAAGACATAACTCTGAATTATTCTAACATCTTTATTTAGCTTTTGATGAAACACTATACATTCTGCAATATCGTAAGTTGACCCTgacaatatacatatttatgaagTCTACAAATTCAAAGGCGAAATAGCACCACTCTATGGATCTTATGTAAACATATAGTTAATTTGACTAGTGCGTATACAAAAATGTTCTGTGcttttaaacaatttcaaattcaGTTTAAAGACAAAGTTCCAGTCCCATTAAATTGACTAACAATGGCAATATTTTGCAATGGCAATGTTATGCTGATCTTGAACCCTCTGAACACAGAAAAAATACGACATTCTTTAAACACGCTGGTATTTCATGAGATGTGCTTGGACTATGAAAAGACAATATCATAACAAAATGCAtgctcccaaaacacgcacgcaCTTTGCACATACAACAAACGGCCTTCATTGCTTGCGAAGATTGAAGAAAATAGGTCATCAAGAAGCTTTCATCAATGGCTGGGAAGAGCCTAATCTAATTGTGGTTCGCGTACTGTAGAACCTAAACGAATATGGCGCGTTCCAGGTAACACTGTGGGTCTGGTAACGTCCAACAGGTTCTCTAGGTTAACAACAATAGTGTGGAAGGGTACTCCATTCTTTACCATTAATCTGATATACTCCTGAAAGATACACAGACGGGTCCGGGCAGCAGAGAAAATGTCGTTCTGAAAAGGCAATGAGGAGATACCGCATCTTATTCTGAAACAAGAAAACTACATACCGTGTTCGCATTCAATATTCCTTTGAAATCGGAAATATCGAATTTCTGCTGAATTTGACACTACTTTATTGACTTTTCCTTGATAATATTGCAATCTTGAAAAGATTCCATTCCTACATAGATTTAGTATAACCTGGTCctgttgtaatttatttttaacataattcTATACGAgacatatttgtatttaacctaaTCACATCGTTGATGCTTTTCATCAAGAAGAAATGCTACCGAGAATATTTGTGGAAGTTTGGTACATGAATGTGAGCATGAATGGTGTAGGTCTACTATGAGAGAATGTTATAAGGGTGTTTGGATGTGTGGTATATTTTAGgatttgatttatatttgttaTCTAAATGTTACCGTTGCTGGGATTCATCGATTGTTGTCTTCCATCGTCCATGCTATGTATGTGTATTTCCGTCGCAGGTCAAATGTCGTGTGATTGGATGAGAGTTAGGGTGGGTGTGTCAATGTATCGTGAGCACTGATTGGTCCATGTGTTTTATATAGTTTCGTGTGCACGTGTGTTTTACGGGTAGTACAGGACTCCTCGATCTGAGACTACTCCGTTGTCGTGTATGGGCTGACTGTGTTGGTGTTTGTGTCTATGGTGAGTCTATGTAATATTGGTTGTATGTCTGCACTGTCCTAGTGTTATATCGTTGGGGAAGAAGACGGGAGCTGCCCCattatgtatgtgtgtgtgtcccAGCGGTGGCCTATAGGTAAGGGGCGACGTGTGTGTTCGTCgttatatgttatgttgttaatatatatttgactacaataaacaataaaccTGTTGAAATGTTTATGTGCGTTGTTTATTTCTTAGTAGGCTAATAGACACCCGAGACCCCTAGCCAGAACCTGGGTCACGTGTGATATGGGCGATACGCCTACAAATTAAATGGTGCCGTGAGCAATGCTTGGGTAAATTTTGGGTTGTTTACGCACGCacgtttatatgtatatttgtatttgtgcTTCATGTTTCACTGTTGTTTTGCACCCGCATTTTTGACACGATGCTATCACATGGTGACGTGATGCTATCACATGGTGACGTGATGCTATCACATGGTGACGTGATGCAATAAAACATATAGTCTTAAGGCAGCTATGGCGTTCCAAATTATCATAAgaataacttacatgtacattgaagGACTGAGCCCATCGGTTGGGGTAAAGGAAGACAGCGTCGTTTATCCTGCTGACTTCAGTATAGCTCATCAGTAAGGAATTCATGAAATTCATTTCCTGTTCTAGAACGAAGTGATTCTGAACTTCTGCACATTGAAGTTGTTCCAGGATTGTGTGTTCTACTACCCAGTACAGCTGTAACATAGATCAATAGTGTTTTTATTCGCTATAGTAGAGAGGTATATGGCCACAAATGGGAAAATCGTGCATTTGTATGAAATAGCACGAGACTTGGCATGCAGGTAGTTATGACTATATAAAAGAGAATGAGGACGGGAGCCTTCGCAAAATGTCTCTACTTCCGGTACTTTTCACGATGGCGGCCATTTTCGTAGTGAAGTGAAACTAAGAAAACTAATGAAATAACAAGCGGCACCTtttgataaaagcatgaaaGTTTGTATGTGAATAGCTTAGACAATCAAAAATAGGAATTAAAAAGTAAGCCATTGAAAAGGGTATCTACTTCCGgtatttttcaagatggccgccatttttgTAGGCGAGACTTAGAGAAGTAACGAAATAACCCGCTGCACgttttaataaaaacataaaaattggCATGTAAATAGCAAAGAGAATCAAAATAGGATTCAAAGCGTGAACCATTGTAGAAAAACTACTTCCTGTATTATTCAAGATAGCGTGCATTTCCGTAGACAGAACTAGCTAGCATTTTCGTAAGCAATACCGCGAGAAGGTAAGACATGACATATTGCAGTTTTTGATAAAAGTTGGTATGTGAGAAGCCAAGTTGCACTCATATTAAACAGAACATAATTTAGAATAATCGTTTAAGTTGATCTtgaaacattatatcattaaaaaGTCACTTCGACAAAGAGCATAATAAATAGTAACCAACAGTTATCTATTATTGATAAATTCATATAATTTTAGTCTTTACAAAgttgatttattaaataaaatgtacatgcaattgataaaaatattcaaactttGGTATTTTTCTTACACACCATTGGTTATTTACCAGTTCAATCATCATTATTCTATAATTTgaattgtacatttttgtatatcaataaataaactTAATTTTCATATCACATTCTAAAAATGTCATACATCGAACTGATTTTTCTTCAAACAGGACACCTTCTTAATTAAGTAAACCTATTGTCACGtagttttgtttacaaataacattCAGATATTCAAACTATTTACAAAATCTGGTGAGGGCtggtacatgtagctattacTAAAAAATGTACAATTCTATCTTAGGATAAAGGTTTTACAATGTAATCATAGACATTTCGTTCATTCATTTCTATCAACTCTAGATCTGTTGGGTAATAAAAAGGATTGAATTGAGTTGTTGACTGGTACTTGTATACCCAATCAGAAAGTTACAgtagttacaggtaaaacaattatTGACCATGGGTAGATAAGAATTAGTGTCAGTGTGGCGAAATAGTTCAAGAAATGCACATCGAAACGTATATCTTGTCCCATTACTGTTCATTACCTTTATAAGGGGTTAAGTGGTCCAACCTGACGCTGTAATGCGCTACTACTATGTTTACCTACATCCCCAATACTCAAGCGATCattatcactgatgttatatccacctcttACAATTGTAAGGAATCTTCGCATTATAATGTCCGATGTCTTGTAGAAGTTGAACAAAATTGTTCCATGTCTTGGCACGAAGGAAagcatatataaaaacaaatattgattcaCTACTTTTCCTTTTACAAGCATTATATGCGGAGACTATATCTATATGCATTATAAAGATGTTCAATAAGTATTGATTAAAAAACTTTGATATAAAGGTAATCTTTTTATGGCAAAACTTGTCagttatattgataaaaagCTTTGATACGGAGGCCATCCTGTATGACAAAACATGTCATTATATAACTCAGATCAATTATTTCCATAATTTATCATACCAATACTACTGCATTGAACTTATTCAATTCTCACACCATTGCCAAATTGTAAAGTTTTACAACTTTTAAAAGCACACAAAGGCTTAAGGACTGCAGTATTTACAGTACTTCGATTCCCTATAACGAGCTCAACTACGAGGTCAAGTTCAATTCCACGAACTTAGAAATAGCGATTAAAGTATAACGTTTTCATACCAATACCGAACAATATCCTCCGTAAATAGGCAAGAAGTAGCGATATTTCTACCCGTGGAATTAacaactatacatgtataattggtAAGATTCATATAATAAAGATAGTGATATGCCGCCTTGGGACAAAGATAGACTAATTTATGATATACCGGATATTTTGATACTGAATTATCAGGTATGGGTTTCTCGTGTGAAAGCTGAAATCTGTACCGCTTCACAAGTACTAACTTACAACCTCATTAAGGAATACTGATCTTCttaacattatactgacaataggCAAATCAGTAGATGCTGAGTGATAGCAAAGACCAGATCTATAATGTATAGACTGTAGTGCCTCTCGCCAGAGGATAATCTATATAACCTTATTTATATGCGCTATTACGTATATCAAAATCGAAAGTAATCCATATAATGATAGTACATTCCGATTATTCCAGCGGTTAATATCAATGCTAGTATAATGGAATACTTCATAGCAAAACTAAAGGCAGTTTaggagaaaaaactgaccaatcacaggcttgcagaTACTTCCTTTGAAGTTTACAGATACAGCGATGCCCAAATCAACACAGTCATCCATACATATCGATATCCAAATACTTCAAAGTACATCAAGAAACAACTATATATATGCTCATCTGGGATCGCACACCGAGGCTTCAGTTTTATGAAATATCCCACGGGTGAATATAACGacggtgatagtaacccctggggtatcgagaACGAGTAAAGCCTAAATTAACATTATACGTATTATGAAAATGGCAAgtcaatatcaaaatttatacgCAAATTGTTGTAAGATGAATTTGTACTTACATACATCAAAATGATATGCCGGGCCTTTACGTCATTGCTAGTCCTTAAAATAagacaaaacttttttttttctttatagcaTGCAAAGCTATAACATTTGTAAAACTAAGAGTAGAAAACAAGAATGCATTTACAATGACGAAATATATCGAGCAAACAAGAATGAAAACTTCGAGTCTTATTTCATATGAAAGGAGCACAAATTTAAGATCTTATGATAAAACTACAAAACCCCACATCTCAAAAAAttttaatgtcaaaatgtattgcaAAACTACAGCGAAAGTCACTCATTTTTGGCTTGAGTCTTTACGTTACGCTATTGTTTTCAGTCGATGGATAACCATTTCTATGCAAaagtaaaatttcattaagaatAAATGTTGAGCTAATCTATTGAAATGTGGTTTTGgtaaattaatatcattttctACAGAGGTTAGTTTTTTATGATTTCTCAGAGACCGAAACAGAAATGTTAACTTATCtacttataaaattaaaaatctgAGTCGCTTCATAGATACTGTAATTACGAGTTTGGTGCTTTGTTAGTTTAACAGCTAGAGTTATGCAAGGACGTGCCGAGTTTGATGGTGGAAGAAAGTCAAAGTACTCGAAGAAAAACCATTGACCAGTGGTCAATTTCTGGCAACTCCCACACATGGGATTCTaactcacgacccagaggtggatggCTTTTGGAAATATGTCAAGATatttaaccactcggccatcacTGCCCCCAATTGTAATTACGAGTAACGCTCGACTAAAATAAGATATTACcaaattaatcaatcaatcaatcaataaatataatttattttagtGTCACGCTTCGTAAAAATATACAGCCattgatgaaataaatgtacaaGTAATTTTTTGATGCCCAGCCGATATCGGCTTATGACACACTTAAATGTACATTGAGTTAAAAATCCTCATTGTTATACATATCTAAATTATGTTAAAAATCACATGTAAAGCACAAAAGTAAAATTTCATTATggtatcatttaaaatatatatagtcaaTGGGAGAGGCGTTGCGTTTAAATTAACGTAATcacaatgacgtatgaatacaaacacagaacaggtttggactacttctagttcacgcttcgataagatgttgcgtcataagttgacggatttcaatataacaataaagagttttattagatccaattaaatatgtatttgacatcaaaacaaaagatgtatTCAAGCACTTTAACGGTAATTAATAttcagaacatctgattgtctgTGAATAATTCTAGGAGCatctaagcgaacaataggttaacagatcatatacaagtttccagaaaaaaaaaagaaaaaaaaacaaaaaaaaaacaggaagcctatccgaaacagtatcatcagcgtTACCACCGTTAGCATTCAAAATAAGCCTAATTAATATAAGCTTACACtcacgcaaacacttgtctatcatccgtacaataaaataaaagtcatgactatgaagaatttagtctatatcgtattcgtagaccgatacatacatgacaaagaTTCAGTAGCTCAACGGTCATTCCATCAATAGGCTATATCACAgtaactttcctcggttgaaaatcaaatatggcggttcgctccacttcggaccgcatcactaccctgacaacgataccgtaccggtagtcgttccgcctcggttatctcaatctttattcgaaatggacattattgatatattatcaaattgaaaaaaaaccatatatgtattttaaaaataattgaaaggtgtcattgttatatttcaaaccaaactgcagctataacattcaacaatcggaactatatcttcggtcatcctgacgaccgtagttacccaacttagcaaccatcaccgttttaaaatTGACGTAAAaatagacttatttatgtaaatatatagattgaacagtattttgattgcgttaaaggtggtatgaacgcaatgggatacagacatattctacatgtagcagcgctaacgcgctacattgaatatgtctgtatcccattgcgttcataccacctttaacgcaatcaaaatactgttcaatctctatgtagtacatatataaatctatataaatCATGTCATGCCAAGTATGTCATATGGAAATCGCCGGGCGGGCGTGTACAACACCGTGCTATTTCATCAGAAGATCCGTGGATATATCAAATCACTGGATAAGTaataacttttaaattttatttaatatatttcattgactTCGGATATTGAACTTAATACGTTTAgtttaaattgtgaaaataataaaaaaaacaaaaacaactttAACACGTTTTTTGGTTTGCTTGTAATTGCTTGTAATTGTAgaattttggtttttatttatgTGTTGTAATCACAACtcagatttatttttaatttattaacttGCATATTATTTGACTAACAGTTTTCGAATGCGAAACTATATAAGCAGTAAAGGTGACAttgtcaaaaataaattattcattcAATTGTTTTCTGAAGGGAATGAGCCAACAGTGAGGTTAGGAAAAAACACTACTTTAAACAGAGTCTAAACCTTGAGTGAGTCACATCTGTATTGACGTTTACACCATGTGTAtcgttcaaaaatgtgtaaattTCTTTATTGCTTCATAAAAGACTGCATAGAGCCATCTAGACTAAAAGCAAACTGGGGAAAATATGACTTTTATCTTACCCAGCTTGGTATGCCGACGAGCCTGTGTCATTTCTTGGAGTTCTTCCTTCATCATTGTGTTCGTCGTACATTTCGGTACTGCAAATATTTAACAACTTTAATTCAGAAACATTCCCATAACAAATAGAGGAAATAAAGAGAATTTGTAAACCACTTCTAGATCTTGTCATGAAggacaaaattaatttagatgaGATAACATGTAGTCCAGCAAAGATAGGGTGTTaccccaaaataattgcaacagaattgtTCCTTTGTTTTTCAAACAGATCTGactttattttatataagaaaaaaagtcGCCACAAATTAAAATTTGGGAAAGTGTTTTTCCTGACCCCCAAAAACCAGAAAAATAgggatatttgcataatttgccaactttgaagccaaatataaactaacATGGTTATCATGAGATACTAGAAAATTAATGTATGGCAAGAACATTATAAGGACATCACAGATTGCCAAAATCATCagttgaaatcaacacaggTAATAAAGTGTGACATCATGAGAATTGCATAACTATGTCCTTGTAACAgccaaatatgtttttttttattgttaagacaaacaatgatattatcaacaataccattgatactcattttggtGGAATCTTTTTAAATTAAACCTGTTGATTAAAGGCTTTAAAAGTAAACCATTTTAGTTTCACTACCTGGGATAACATGGTTGCTCAAATTTGGTCTTTTGGCTTTTCCAATGATATTTTGTAGTCCAAACTGAATAATATGTCTTTTTATTCAAGAATTATTCAGTAAGTACCGTCTCCagtgtttagatagttattagTTCAGATTCTATGTAGGCTATTCTCACCTAAAAGAGACAAGTATATCAAGATATCCCCCAAATATAAAAGACGTGAGGTCTATCAAATCCTCATTTAGTGCCAATGTGACTAAACATTTCTAATTGGCTAAGTCCTTcagttgaaatatcaaaaatgtgaatatctattttgtcaataatcagattgcaaaatcctttggcagATATTACCACCATAATGGAGCGTTCTTTTTAAAGTGAGATTGAAGTTTagttttgatcaaatatttgaataggtcagtttttcattttgCCATAATGGAACCGTATGGGGGTTACACaattttcaatgagataaagGAATAGAGTCAAAGTTccatttcaattttatagctgaaaatcaTCACAGTTCTGGTTTATTTACTGGCAAAATATTACGACAAACGAATAAAGCATATTcgaaaaataaagatttttgtaTTGTAGATTTATGGACTT
This genomic window from Argopecten irradians isolate NY chromosome 4, Ai_NY, whole genome shotgun sequence contains:
- the LOC138322501 gene encoding uncharacterized protein codes for the protein MYDEHNDEGRTPRNDTGSSAYQAGTSNDVKARHIILMYLYWVVEHTILEQLQCAEVQNHFVLEQEMNFMNSLLMSYTEVSRINDAVFLYPNRWAQSFNVHNDIFSAARTRLCIFQEYIRLMVKNGVPFHTIVVNLENLLDVTRPTVLPGTRHIRLGSTVREPQLD